GATCACTTATTAGTTGTTAATAATCAATACCTGAGGACCAATCAGAGGAGGTCATCTTACCTTCCAGGATGTGGTCGGCCTGTTTAAACCCCACCTCCAGGTCTCCCTTCTGGATGGTCCTGATTGGTTGATAGAAAGACTGGGCGGCGATGGCCTCCTGTCAttcaaacaacaaacagcaatcAGCTTGAAACTAACCCTCTGATTGGTTGACGGCAGCTCAGGTGAGTCTCACCTGGATGGTGACGACCGGCGGCAGCTCGTCGTACTCGATCCTGACGGCTCTGGCGGCTCGCTGAGCATGGAGCTGGGTGTCGGCCACCACAGCGCCAACGATGTGTCCCACACAGGTCACCTGGACGGAGGACGGAAATGTGACCCACTTGAACCCCAAGGAGCCGCCTGATTGGTCGATTCACAGAAACATACCTGGCCATCGGCGAACACGGTCTCATCGTATTCGATCGGTCCGGTGGCGTTACTGCCGGGGACGTCGTTGGCAAACAGGCAGCAAACGACACCTGGAGAGTTCTCTGCTGCTGACACATCAACCgacctgcaacacaaaacacaggTGAATTAGACTGAACAGACCTGAGTTAGACTGCACAGGTGAGTTAGACTGAACAGGTGTGAGTTAGACTGAACAGGTGAGTTAGACTGAACAGGTGTGAGTTAGACTGCACaggtgtgtccaggtgtgttCAGGAGTGTTCAGCTGTCTTACAGGATCCGAGCGTGGGCCTTGGTGCTCGTGATCAGGGCCAGGTAGAGCTCGTTCTCGTACAGCGGCACATCGTCGCAGTAAACGGCCTCACCTGTGGCCTGCTTCATGGCCGCCAGGTGCATCATGGGACGGCCCACCACGTCATCCTGGCTCCACCCCTCTGGCACCGCCTACAGGAGGAGAGCAGAGTGACACACCTGGACCAGATGTTTTCAGGTAAGTCTTTCTCCTGGTGGAGTCATGTGACCACCGGCTACCTGGTAGATCTGGACGCTGGTCGGCGTCTCTGGATGATGAACCTGTGTAGCTGTCAGACAATCTGAGGACACGTCGTCCACGGCAACACCCTGACAGGTGACACGGAAACATTAAATaaaccagagaaccagagaacagaacagagaacCAGTGAACAAAACCAGAGAACAGAACTAGAGAACTAGTGaacagaaccagagaacagaacagaaaaccagtgaacagaaccagagaacagaacCACAGAACTAGTGaacagaaccagagaacagaacagagaacCATAGAACCAATGAACAGAACCAGAGAACCTGCAGTCGCAGCTTCTGCAGCACCGTTAGGTAGAACTTGTAGAACAGGCTGAGGCTGAGAGTCCGTCGGTATGTCACCATGCCACCTGGTGCTGATGGGTCCAGGCTCATCTCCTCAGCCAATGAGGAGCAGGCATCCTGCAGAAGCTCCtccccccatggcctgcaggaCAGGGGACGGTTACTTCCTGTCTCCTACCTTCCTTCAGTCATCTCTGGAGACGTCTTACCTTCCCAGCAGGCGTCTGGCCGTCGTCCGAGCCAGCACCGTGGTGGGCGCCATGCCGCCGTAGCTCAGCCTCAGGTCCTCCACCACACTCGTCCCCGCCGTAAAGGTGACGCTCATCGCTGCAGTGACGATGCTGATGTCATCCTCGCGGCGAGGAGACTGTTTGAAGGCGGAGACAAACTGATTCTGGGGAGGAAAGACAAAGTCAGGAGGACACACCTGTGGTTACCAGGCAACAGGAAGCAGCCGCTGGGTGACAGACAGTGGTTGCTGGGTGACCGACAGTGGTTGCTGAGTGACAGACAGTGGTTGCTGGGTGACAGACAGTGGTTGCTAGGTGACAGACAGTGGTTGATGGGTGACAGACAGTGGTTGCTGGGTGATAGACAGTGGTTGCTGGGTGACAGACAATGATTGCTGGGTGACGCTGTACCTTCCTGCTGTATGGGATGTGTACGGAGATCAGGACTTCCTGCGGCCTCAAAATGGTTCTCCTGTAACCTGTGAAGAACCTGTCGTCCATCTGAACCTCACGGCTGCCGTCTGAAGGACAACACGGTTTAGAGGTCACGTGATTGCAGACTGTTGCCTGTACAGCTAATTTATTATGGGATGTAggccctttcaaaataaaggaagGGAGAGTTACCTTTGTCCATCAGTGTGAGTCTGCAGCCTGCTGCCATAAACACAGGGTTCAGGTCCGATATGGGGCTAGCAGTCATGATGTTCCCTCCAACCGCCTGAAGACACAACAACAGGTTTATTCTACAAATACGAAACATAACAATAGTTACTACACAAATAAGAAATAGTTACTGCACAAATGAACAGCACAACAACACTTCTATtacacaaataacacaacaacacttctgtattacacaaataaacaacggaacaaaaaaaaggaagatgAAGTTCTTTTCAAACAGCTGAACAGTATTTCCTGGAGAACATAAGGGAACCCTAACCCTGGAGAACCTAAGGGAACGCTAACCCTATCCTCGGCCTGGCAACTCAGGAGAAGGTAAACTAATCTACTTTAATCCCAGAGGAGCTGGTGTATCTGCTGAAACGTTGCTGCCCTGCTGGTCATCCTGTTCCGTGGTACATTCTGACCCGGCTCACAGACAGTAAACAGTGACTCACCGCCACGTTTCGGATCTGCTGTCCAGCGAACCATCGCAGCTGTTCCAGAACAGCGAGGAAGACTTGGGTCTGATGAGGAGGAAGATTGTCGGCCGCTTGCCTCAGTGTCGCCCCCATGTGACTCAGAGTGCATGCTGCTCCAAACACAATTCCTGAGAACAAACACAAGATGTTTCATTTCTGGCTGGTTAGTATCAACCAACTAGTTAGCATCAACCAACTGGTTAGCATCAACTAACTGGTTAGCATCAACAACTGTTTAGCATTGACCAACTGGTTAGCATCAACCAACTGGTTAGCATCGACTAACTGGTTAGCATCGACCAACTGGTTAGCATCAACTAACTGTTTAGCATTGACCAACTGGTTAGCATCAACTAACTAGTTAGCATCGACCAACTGGTTAGCATCAACTAACTGTTTAGCATTGACCAACTGGTTAGCATCAACTAACTAGTTAGCATCAACCAACTGGTTAGCATCAACTAACTGTTTAGCATTGACCAACTGGTTAGCATCAACTAACTAGTTAGCATCAACCAACTGGTTAGCATCAACTAACTGATTAGCATCGATCAACTGTTTAGCATTGACCAATTGGTTAGCATCAACCAACTGGTTAGCATCAACTAACTGGTTAGCGTCGACCAACTGGTTAGCATCGACCAACTGTTTAGCATCAACCAACGGGTTAGCATCAACCAACTGGTTAGTATCAACTAACTGATTAGCGTCAACCAACTGTTAGCATTGACCAACTGGTTAGCATCGACCAACTGGTTAGCATTGACCAACTGGTTAGCACTGACTCAGCTAAATGTTTCTAACTTCTAACATCTTCATTGAGTTTTTCTTCCTCAACATTATTTGATTGAAAACCTGctcattctgtttgtttgttaatGTAGAGAATGATCTGAACTAACTAGTTACTAGCAGTTAGTAGTATCAGTATGGGTTAGTTAATGTTAGTTAGTGTTGGGATTAGTTGGGGTTAATTCGTGTTATAAGCATGTGTTGGAGTTAGGATCAGTTAGAGTTAGTTAATGTTAGCTAGTATTAGTTAGTGTTGGGACTAATCAGTGTTAGtgtataattatgaattaaggTAAATTAGCGTTATCAGTAGGAGTTATGGTTAGTATTAGTTAGGGTTAGTTCAGATTAGTTAGGGTTAGTTTATCTCACTAGTACAAGTCAGTCTTAGTTAGGGTTAGTTGTGTCACCAGCACTAGTTAGGCTTAGTTAGAGTTAGATGGTGTCACCAGTACTAGTTAGTGTTGTTTAGGGTTAGTTAGAGCTAGTGTCACCAGTACTAGTTATGGTTAGTTGGTGTCACCAGTACGAGTTGGGGTAGGTTGGGGTTAGTTGGTGTCACCAGTACTAGTTGGGGTAGGTTGGGGTTAGTTGGTGTCACCAGTACTAGTTGGGGTAGGTTGGGGTTAGTTGGTGTCACCAGTACTAGTTGGGGTAGGTTGGGGTTAGTTGGTGTCACCAGTACTAGTTGGGGTAGGTTGGGGTTAGTTGGTGTCACCAGTACTAGTTGTACTCACCGTCTTCGGTGTGAGTCACAGCGTTCAGTTCAGGGATGAAGGTCGGAGAAAGGATCACTGGATAAACCATGTTCTTAAACTTCACCTCAAtacctgcagacagacagaatgaacGAATGAACGAATGAACGAATGAACGAACAAACGAACGAACGTGTAGGAGGCTGACTCACCCACTTCCGTGTTCCCCACCACCACTCGGGCATTGGGGTGTTTCCATTTCAGACACAGAAATTCATCCAAACTGGTCGGCTGAAACCACGTGGAACGGTCGCCATGGAAACAGAGCGACTGTGATCTCTGACCTTTGGACAGAGTCtaggagggaggagggaaggaaggaaggaaggaaggaaggatatttggaaggaaggaaggaaggatggatggaagaaaggatggaaggaagggaggaaggatgcaaggatggaaggaaggatggaaggatgcAAGGATGGAAGGAAGCATGGAAGGATgcaaggatggaaggaaggactGAAATTAAATCTTCTGTTTGACTGTTTGCAGATGATGCTGCTGTATACATATGTAGGCAAATGTATCTGTGAAGGATTCATAATTTCAGATCATTGCCATGTTGACTGGCATGTGTTTACCATGAGCTCGGGGGGGAAGATGACTTCCTGTGTCGGGTCAAAGGGTGTGAACTCGGCGGCATCAAAAAGAGGCGGAGCTTcctgaatgaaaacaaacacaggttTACAAGCGagaacattaaagctgctgtagaAACCACACTCATACTTACATCATCAAAGAGCTTCTCATCTCCGCTCCCATTGGTCAGACAGCAGCCGTTGTCCCGCCCTCTGCCTCCACAGCACGCCGCCTCCTGGAGGAAAAAATACCAACACACTTTAGACCTTCAGATGGCAGGAACAGAGACTCCACCACATCAGAGCTTAGGTTGATATCTGATCACTCATTTATTCTACAAACAGTCTCCTGAAATTAAacccagattctgtaaaacataaaaacacagagcagagaagatcttctacagctgatggtggaacatctagaGCTGATGGttgaacatctacagctgatgatggaacatctacagctgatggttgaacatctacatctgatggtggaacatctacatcggatggtggaacatctacatctgatggaggaacatctacatctgatggtggaacatctacatctgATGGAAGAACACCTAcatctgatggtggaacatctacatctgATGGTGGAAATCTAAAGCTGATGGTGGAAATCTaaagctgatggtggaacatctacatctgATGGAAGAACACCTAcatctgatggtggaacatctacatctgATGGAGGaaatctacagctgatggtggaacatcttctaatAAACCACAGTGGGTTACAATGGTTTAATCCAAACCAGAATGAGTTCTCACCACGGTGAAGGTCTTGAACCCCTCCAGGATGGGTCGGTATCCAGTGCAGCGACACAGATTCCCTGAAGGTAAAGACAGTTTAGTTGTGAGTCTGAACTGACGACTTCTAAACCGATCAATAACCCGATAAATAATCAATACACTGATCAATACCCTGGAAGGCCTCCTCCATGTCGGCCATCCTGGGCTTTGGCTGGTTCCTCAGCAGAGCGTACATGGACATGACGATTCCTGGAGTACAGAATCCACACTGAGAGCCGTGAGACCGGGCGATTCGCTCCTGGAACCAAAACAAGCATCCTGATTGGTTGGTGGAGTTCTAGTTCAATGAAATAACAACTAAACAAAGCAAACTAGACTGGGTTTAGTTTTATACTGGTTTCAGCCAGGGTTTTATACAAGTTTTGACCCGGTTCTGGACTGGGTTTTGGACTTCTTGTTCTTCTAACATCAGTAACAGTTTTGGTAATGAGGTCTTTATTCTGCTTCTTCTGCCCCCTGGTGGCCACCATGGATGAACACCAGTCTGAGATGAAACATCACTGTGTTCAGAAAGGGTTggagattatttatttttaaataactggATCGAACCTGAACAGGGTGAAGCTTTCTGGCCACGCTGCCGATTCCCTCCACCGTTGTCACAGCAACCAGGTGTAGTGAGCAGATGGGTGTGAGGCAGGCGTTAACGGAGAAGTGACTGGACGGAGTTAAAGATCTCAGAAGGTTCAGTTAGTTCACTTagacacacaccaaacacacacacacctaaagcACAACTAACACACacccaacagacacacacagttaaAACACACACCCTTGAACCCACTGTGAGGATACAGCAACTTTTGGGTGTCTGGTTGGAATCTGGACAACATGACGGTACACGCTCCACAACCACCTTCAGCACAACCCAGCTTGGTTCCTGTTAAACccactgcacacacaaacacacacacacacacacacacacacacacacacacacacacacacacacacacacacacacacacacacacacacacacacactgttcatCAGTGTGAAGCTGAAGAAATTCTTCTCCAGTACTGGAGGTCTGAACTGCCTTTAACGATGTTCTGGATCTTTCTAGAGTCCGTTATCAGGTACGACTGGATCCATCAAAAGGAATCCCAACCTCAGTCTCTGGAAACGTTTCACCTGCAGGAGGTTTTCTACTTTGACTGCTTTTCAACAATGAATTAAGGTCAATTTAGTCAGATAATTTCTACCAGACTTTACAAGAAAAGagtctttcatgtcaaagtgaaaattgGTTTCTTTTCGGTAATGTCATTAATGAAGATGTAAAATCTAAAATCTCTGATTTCATAAATATTCTCCTCCTTTAAAGGTTCTCTGATGGAACTGAGCTGGTCCACAAGTCATTAATGGATGATCTGATCTGACGTCAGTGATTGGAGGATTAAAAACTCCTagatctggaaggtccagtctctggtggatTAGAACTAAcggatagaactacaccatgaagactgaagaaccaagaaactctgaAGAAAGGTTGTTGAAgagcatcagtcaggacgatacaagaacatttaaagttcctgaagatctccctgagtccag
This portion of the Acanthochromis polyacanthus isolate Apoly-LR-REF ecotype Palm Island chromosome 22, KAUST_Apoly_ChrSc, whole genome shotgun sequence genome encodes:
- the xdh gene encoding xanthine dehydrogenase/oxidase; amino-acid sequence: MTDTQTLSGSEPDQLVFFVNGKKVVEKNPDPEMNLLTFLRRKLGLTGTKLGCAEGGCGACTVMLSRFQPDTQKLLHFSVNACLTPICSLHLVAVTTVEGIGSVARKLHPVQERIARSHGSQCGFCTPGIVMSMYALLRNQPKPRMADMEEAFQGNLCRCTGYRPILEGFKTFTVEAACCGGRGRDNGCCLTNGSGDEKLFDDEAPPLFDAAEFTPFDPTQEVIFPPELMTLSKGQRSQSLCFHGDRSTWFQPTSLDEFLCLKWKHPNARVVVGNTEVGIEVKFKNMVYPVILSPTFIPELNAVTHTEDGIVFGAACTLSHMGATLRQAADNLPPHQTQVFLAVLEQLRWFAGQQIRNVAAVGGNIMTASPISDLNPVFMAAGCRLTLMDKDGSREVQMDDRFFTGYRRTILRPQEVLISVHIPYSRKNQFVSAFKQSPRREDDISIVTAAMSVTFTAGTSVVEDLRLSYGGMAPTTVLARTTARRLLGRPWGEELLQDACSSLAEEMSLDPSAPGGMVTYRRTLSLSLFYKFYLTVLQKLRLQGVAVDDVSSDCLTATQVHHPETPTSVQIYQAVPEGWSQDDVVGRPMMHLAAMKQATGEAVYCDDVPLYENELYLALITSTKAHARILSVDVSAAENSPGVVCCLFANDVPGSNATGPIEYDETVFADGQVTCVGHIVGAVVADTQLHAQRAARAVRIEYDELPPVVTIQEAIAAQSFYQPIRTIQKGDLEVGFKQADHILEGEIHIGGQEHFYLETNVTLAVPRGEDGEMELFVSTQSASKTQALVAKALGVPANRVVVRVKRMGGGFGGKESRTTLLSTVVAVAANRLKRPVRCMLDRDEDMLVTGGRHPFYGKYKVGFLDSGKVVALDVSYYSNAGNSKDLSPSIMERALFHMENSYSVANICGRGFLCRTNLPSNTAFRGFGGPQGMMVAESWITDVAQCLGRSADEVRRLNLYKEGELTPYNQVLDHLTLDRCWDECLSRSGYQQRRAAIDLYNRQNRWTKQGLAVVPTKFGISFTAVFLNQAGALVHIYTDGSVLLTHGGTEMGQGLHTKMVQVASRVLGIPCSKIHISETSTNTVANTSPTAASASSDLNGAAVLNTCQTLVKRLEPYKAKNPKGSWEDWVKAAYFDRVNLSANGFYKTPDLGYDFDSNSGRVFNYFCYGVACSEVEIDCLTGAHKNLSSTIVMDVGHSLNPAIDIGQVEGGFMQGLGLFTLEELHYSPHGVLLTRGPGSYKIPAFGDIPTRLTVSLLRDAPNDKAVFASKAVGEPPLFLAASVFYAIKDAISAARSESGLSGPFRLDSPASAERIRNACSDRFTKLCPAAGPGTFQPWSVQV